One window from the genome of Manis pentadactyla isolate mManPen7 chromosome 15, mManPen7.hap1, whole genome shotgun sequence encodes:
- the ATMIN gene encoding ATM interactor isoform X1, whose amino-acid sequence MAASEAAAAAVSAALASGAPAVPAAARGAAAASGPWVPPGRLRGSRPRPATARQQPAGPAPPARELIQPSVSELSRAVRTNILCTVRGCGKILPNSPALNMHLVKSHRLQDGIINPTVRKDLKTVPKFYCCPIEGCPRGPDRPFSQFSLVKQHFMKMHAEKKHKCSKCSNSYGTKWDLKRHAEDCGKTFQCTCGCPYASRTALQSHVYRTGHEIPAEHRDPPSKKRKMENCLHNQKLSSKTTESLRNQPTPTPDTQDLETSEIKLVTSFEDSCSSNARKQTLTAPPRHPQKLLLPKPKAALVKLPVMQLSSVPVFVPTADSSAPPVVFGVDHQGSAPWAVHLLPLSVGTLILGLDSEARSLKETLPLSIIVSPVAVEPISTDIQVNLGKSLSNPLQELGNTCQKNSLSSVNVQTDLSHAAPRFIPSAPWDSPDSSVSSCSQTDLTFGSQISLPISVHTQTFLPSSKVTSSTAAQTDAYLDACFQSGGISRETQTSGMQGPTDDRVQMDQAVMCGDIFESVHSSYDVSTDSMISSSLVAETVTHSLLPQNHPKTLDQEIEKSAPVMNFSAQNSMLPSQNMTDNQTQTIDLLSDLENILSSNLPSQTLDSRSLLSDTHPGPDTQLPSGPAQNPAIDFDIEEFFSASNIQTQTEESELNTMTAEPVLESLDIETQTDFLLADTSAQSYSYRGNSNFLGLEMFDTQTQTDLNFFLDSSPHLPLGSILKHSSFSMSTDSSDTETQTEGLCTAKNMPAVESKVQLNSTETQTMNSGFETLGSLFFTSNETQTAMDDFLLADLAWNTMESQFSSVETQTCAELHTVSNF is encoded by the exons ATGGCAGCAtctgaggcggcggcggcggcggtgtcCGCGGCTTTGGCCTCGGGCGCCCCGGCTGTCCCGGCGGCCGCGAGGGGAGCCGCCGCCGCCTCGGGCCCGTGGGTGCCGCCCGGACGGCTGAGAGGCAGCCGGCCGCGGCCTGCGACGGCGAGGCAGCAGCCTGCGGGTCCGGCCCCTCCGGCCCGGGAGCTGATCCAGCCGTCGGTAAGCGAGCTGTCCCGGGCGGTGCGGACCAACATCCTGTGCACCGTGCGCGGCTGCGGCAAGATCCTGCCCAACAGCCCCGCGCTCAACATGCACCTGGTCAAGAGCCACCGCCTGCAG GATGGCATAATAAATCCAACAGTAAGAAAAGATTTGAAAACTGTACCGAAGTTCTACTGTTGTCCAATTGAAGGATGCCCTAGAGGCCCTGACAGACCATTTTCTCAATTTTCTCTCGTCAAACAG CACTTTATGAAAATGCATGCGGAAAAGAAGCACAAATGCAGTAAGTGCAGCAACTCGTACGGCACGAAGTGGGACTTGAAGAGGCACGCAGAGGACTGCGGCAAGACCTTCCAGTGCACGTGCGGCTGCCCCTACGCCAGCAGGACGGCACTGCAGTCCCACGTCTACCGCACTGGCCATGAGATCCCCGCAGAGCACAG AGATCCACCCAGTAAGAAAAGGAAGATGGAGAACTGCCTGCACAACCAGAAGTTGTCCAGTAAGACCACTGAGTCACTGCGTAACCAGCCAACCCCCACACCAGACACTCAAGACCTGGAAACTTCAGAAATTAAGCTAGTTACTTCTTTTGAAGACTCCTGCAGCTCTAATGCCAGAAAACAGACCCTTACAGCACCTCCAAGACACCCTCAGAAGCTGCTGTTACCAAAGCCCAAGGCGGCCTTGGTGAAACTCCCGGTGATGCAGCTGTCCTCCGTGCCTGTCTTTGTGCCCACGGCCGACTCCTCTGCCCCGCCTGTGGTGTTCGGGGTTGACCACCAGGGCTCCGCCCCGTGGGCTGTGCACTTACTGCCCTTGTCAGTAGGAACTCTGATCCTTGGCCTAGATTCAGAGGCTCGCTCTCTTAAGGAGACCCTCCCTCTTTCAATAATTGTAAGTCCTGTTGCTGTTGAGCCCATTAGTACAGATATTCAAGTGAACTTGGGGAAAAGTCTGTCTAATCCTTTACAAGAACTTGGGAACACATGTCAAAAGAACAGCCTTTCTTCAGTCAACGTGCAGACCGATCTGTCTCATGCCGCACCACGCTTTATACCTTCTGCTCCGTGGGATAGCCCGGATTCCTCTGTATCATCTTGTTCTCAAACTGATCTGACGTTTGGTTCTCAAATTTCCCTTCCCATAAGTGTTCATACTCAAACATTTTTGCCCAGTTCTAAAGTAACCTCATCAACAGCTGCTCAGACTGATGCATACCTGGATGCCTGTTTCCAGTCAGGTGGGATCTCCAGAGAAACTCAAACCAGTGGGATGCAGGGTCCGACGGATGACCGAGTACAGATGGACCAAGCTGTAATGTGTGGGGACATTTTTGAGAGTGTCCATTCATCATACGATGTTTCTACAGACAGTATGATAAGCAGCAGTTTAGTAGCAGAGACTGTAACTCACAGTTTATTACCTCAGAACCACCCTAAGACTTTAGATCAAGAAATTGAGAAATCTGCACCAGTGATGAACTTCAGTGCCCAGAATAGTATGCTTCCTTCACAGAACATGACAGATAATCAGACCCAAACCATAGACTTACTAAGTGATTTAGAAAATATCTTGTCAAGTAATCTTCCTAGTCAGACACTGGATAGTCGGAGTCTTTTGTCGGATACACATCCTGGACCTGACACCCAGCTCCCATCTGGCCCAGCCCAGAATCCCGCAATCGATTTTGATATTGAAGAGTTCTTTTCAGCCTCAAATATCCAGACTCAAACTGAAGAGAGTGAGCTTAACACCATGACTGCAGAGCCAGTCTTGGAATCGCTGGACATAGAGACTCAAACCGACTTTCTCCTTGCAGACACCTCTGCCCAGTCCTACAGCTATAGGGGAAATTCTAACTTCTTAGGCCTTGAAATGTTTGACACGCAAACACAGACAGACTTAAACTTCTTTTTAGACAGTAGCCCTCATCTGCCTCTGGGAAGTATTCTGAAACACTCCAGCTTTTCCATGAGTACTGATTCTTCTGACACAGAGACCCAAACTGAAGGACTCTGCACTGCTAAAAACATGCCTGCCGTGGAGAGCAAAGTTCAGTTGAACAGTACGGAAACACAGACCATGAACTCTGGCTTTGAAACCCTGGGGAGCTTGTTCTTCACCAGCAATGAAACTCAAACAGCAATGGATGACTTTCTTCTGGCCGATTTGGCCTGGAACACGATGGAATCTCAGTTCAGCTCTGTAGAAACCCAGACGTGTGCAGAACTACACACAGTCTCCAACTTCTAG
- the ATMIN gene encoding ATM interactor isoform X2: protein MKMHAEKKHKCSKCSNSYGTKWDLKRHAEDCGKTFQCTCGCPYASRTALQSHVYRTGHEIPAEHRDPPSKKRKMENCLHNQKLSSKTTESLRNQPTPTPDTQDLETSEIKLVTSFEDSCSSNARKQTLTAPPRHPQKLLLPKPKAALVKLPVMQLSSVPVFVPTADSSAPPVVFGVDHQGSAPWAVHLLPLSVGTLILGLDSEARSLKETLPLSIIVSPVAVEPISTDIQVNLGKSLSNPLQELGNTCQKNSLSSVNVQTDLSHAAPRFIPSAPWDSPDSSVSSCSQTDLTFGSQISLPISVHTQTFLPSSKVTSSTAAQTDAYLDACFQSGGISRETQTSGMQGPTDDRVQMDQAVMCGDIFESVHSSYDVSTDSMISSSLVAETVTHSLLPQNHPKTLDQEIEKSAPVMNFSAQNSMLPSQNMTDNQTQTIDLLSDLENILSSNLPSQTLDSRSLLSDTHPGPDTQLPSGPAQNPAIDFDIEEFFSASNIQTQTEESELNTMTAEPVLESLDIETQTDFLLADTSAQSYSYRGNSNFLGLEMFDTQTQTDLNFFLDSSPHLPLGSILKHSSFSMSTDSSDTETQTEGLCTAKNMPAVESKVQLNSTETQTMNSGFETLGSLFFTSNETQTAMDDFLLADLAWNTMESQFSSVETQTCAELHTVSNF, encoded by the exons ATGAAAATGCATGCGGAAAAGAAGCACAAATGCAGTAAGTGCAGCAACTCGTACGGCACGAAGTGGGACTTGAAGAGGCACGCAGAGGACTGCGGCAAGACCTTCCAGTGCACGTGCGGCTGCCCCTACGCCAGCAGGACGGCACTGCAGTCCCACGTCTACCGCACTGGCCATGAGATCCCCGCAGAGCACAG AGATCCACCCAGTAAGAAAAGGAAGATGGAGAACTGCCTGCACAACCAGAAGTTGTCCAGTAAGACCACTGAGTCACTGCGTAACCAGCCAACCCCCACACCAGACACTCAAGACCTGGAAACTTCAGAAATTAAGCTAGTTACTTCTTTTGAAGACTCCTGCAGCTCTAATGCCAGAAAACAGACCCTTACAGCACCTCCAAGACACCCTCAGAAGCTGCTGTTACCAAAGCCCAAGGCGGCCTTGGTGAAACTCCCGGTGATGCAGCTGTCCTCCGTGCCTGTCTTTGTGCCCACGGCCGACTCCTCTGCCCCGCCTGTGGTGTTCGGGGTTGACCACCAGGGCTCCGCCCCGTGGGCTGTGCACTTACTGCCCTTGTCAGTAGGAACTCTGATCCTTGGCCTAGATTCAGAGGCTCGCTCTCTTAAGGAGACCCTCCCTCTTTCAATAATTGTAAGTCCTGTTGCTGTTGAGCCCATTAGTACAGATATTCAAGTGAACTTGGGGAAAAGTCTGTCTAATCCTTTACAAGAACTTGGGAACACATGTCAAAAGAACAGCCTTTCTTCAGTCAACGTGCAGACCGATCTGTCTCATGCCGCACCACGCTTTATACCTTCTGCTCCGTGGGATAGCCCGGATTCCTCTGTATCATCTTGTTCTCAAACTGATCTGACGTTTGGTTCTCAAATTTCCCTTCCCATAAGTGTTCATACTCAAACATTTTTGCCCAGTTCTAAAGTAACCTCATCAACAGCTGCTCAGACTGATGCATACCTGGATGCCTGTTTCCAGTCAGGTGGGATCTCCAGAGAAACTCAAACCAGTGGGATGCAGGGTCCGACGGATGACCGAGTACAGATGGACCAAGCTGTAATGTGTGGGGACATTTTTGAGAGTGTCCATTCATCATACGATGTTTCTACAGACAGTATGATAAGCAGCAGTTTAGTAGCAGAGACTGTAACTCACAGTTTATTACCTCAGAACCACCCTAAGACTTTAGATCAAGAAATTGAGAAATCTGCACCAGTGATGAACTTCAGTGCCCAGAATAGTATGCTTCCTTCACAGAACATGACAGATAATCAGACCCAAACCATAGACTTACTAAGTGATTTAGAAAATATCTTGTCAAGTAATCTTCCTAGTCAGACACTGGATAGTCGGAGTCTTTTGTCGGATACACATCCTGGACCTGACACCCAGCTCCCATCTGGCCCAGCCCAGAATCCCGCAATCGATTTTGATATTGAAGAGTTCTTTTCAGCCTCAAATATCCAGACTCAAACTGAAGAGAGTGAGCTTAACACCATGACTGCAGAGCCAGTCTTGGAATCGCTGGACATAGAGACTCAAACCGACTTTCTCCTTGCAGACACCTCTGCCCAGTCCTACAGCTATAGGGGAAATTCTAACTTCTTAGGCCTTGAAATGTTTGACACGCAAACACAGACAGACTTAAACTTCTTTTTAGACAGTAGCCCTCATCTGCCTCTGGGAAGTATTCTGAAACACTCCAGCTTTTCCATGAGTACTGATTCTTCTGACACAGAGACCCAAACTGAAGGACTCTGCACTGCTAAAAACATGCCTGCCGTGGAGAGCAAAGTTCAGTTGAACAGTACGGAAACACAGACCATGAACTCTGGCTTTGAAACCCTGGGGAGCTTGTTCTTCACCAGCAATGAAACTCAAACAGCAATGGATGACTTTCTTCTGGCCGATTTGGCCTGGAACACGATGGAATCTCAGTTCAGCTCTGTAGAAACCCAGACGTGTGCAGAACTACACACAGTCTCCAACTTCTAG